A segment of the Actinomycetes bacterium genome:
TCGCCCTGTCACCGGCCGCGTCGTACCTCAACGGCGCCGCGATCCCGGTCGACGGCGGTCTTTCCCGCGCGCTCTGACGACTCCTGGCTACCGTCGGGAGAGTGAACGTCTGGGAGCCCGAGCGTGTGGTCGGCGAGGAACTGGCGCGTGTCCTGCTGCGGGAGCAGTTCCCTGACCTCGCGCTGGAAAGCGTCGAACCGTTGGGAGTCGGCTGGGACGTCACGGTCTACCTGGTCGACGGCACCTGGGCGGTCCGCTTCCCCCGCCGCGAGGTCGCCGTGCCGACCCTGCTGCGCGAGATCGCGCTGCTGCCCGCGCTGGCCCCGCAGCTCCCGCTGCCGGTGCCGGTCCCCCAGCTCGTCGGGCGGCCGACCGACGAGTTCCCGTGGACCTTCTGGGGCGCGCCGTTCCTTTCCGGCCGTGAGCTGGCCGAGGCCGGCCTGCCCGACGACGCGCGCGAGCGGCTGGCCCGCGAGATCGGTGGCTTCCTGCGCGTCCTGCACGACCCGGCGCTGGCCGGTGAGCTCGGAGCCGACCTGCTGACGGACCCCATGCGTCGGGCGATCCCGAGCACCCGCGGCCCGATGACACGGGACTTCCTCGACCTGCTGGCGAGCCGCGGCACCTGGGTGGCCGGCTCGGCGGTGGACCGCGCCGTCGACGACATCGTGGCGGCCGCCGACCCGCTGGGGCCGCCGACCGGCGAGCCGGTGCTCGTCCAGGGCGACCTGCACCTGCGGCACCTACTAATCGCTCCTGACGGCACCGCGGCCGGCGTCATCGACTGGGGCGACTCGTGCCTCGCCGACCCGGCGCTCGACCTGTCCCTCGCCTACGCCGCGTTCAGCGGGTCGGTGCGGGACGCGTTCTTCGAGGCGTACGGCGCCCGGCCGGACCGGCCGCGCGAGCTGCGGGCCCGGGTCCTCGCGCTGTGCCTGTGCGCGGCCCTCGCGGACTACGCGGACCAGAACGGCATGCCCGACCTGCTCACCGAGTCGCTGGCCGGTGTGGCGCGCGCGACGACGTGACGCATCTGCGCGAGGTGCGATCCCGGCGCACAAGGCGGTCCGGGGAGGCAACCTGCGCCGGCTTCTAAGGACGAACCGGCACCTCGAGTTGTTGCGGTGATCGCTCGGGGTCGCCGGTGACCCGATCTCGGCCGCTACGGCACCAGAAGTGCTGCTCCCGCCGGACGCCTTTCCGCGGAACGTCCGAACGTCAGAAGGGCACTACTGTAGTGCGCCATCGCGGCAGATGAGCGCGGACTTTCACGAGATGTCGTCCACGGCGGTTTGGTGGTGCCGGACGCGCGGTGTGGTCGTCCAGCTCGCCAAGAGATCGAGGGCACCCGTCGCGTCGCCCGAGTCGAGGAGAACACGGCCGCGGACGGCGTAGAGCTCACCACCGGCCAGCTCGACCGACTCAACAGGCTCACCCCGGCCGCCGGTGAACGCCACGACGAAGCGAACATGGCATCGATCGACGGCTGATGGCCCGGGCGGGCCGGGCCGCTAACGGCTTGTCAGGTCAGCCGCTCGGCGCGGTCCAGGAGCACCCCGGCCACCGACCCGAAGGATGCGAAGCGCGCGTTGGTCGTGCTGCCCGCCCGGTAGCGGGCCCAGATCTGCTGGACGATCACGGCCAGCCGGAACAGCCCGAAGACCTCGTAGAAGGTCCAGTCGTCCACCGGCAGGCCGGTCCGGTCGAGGTAACGCGCCACCACCTGCTCGCGCGTCGGCATGCCGGGCAGGTCGCTCACCTGCGAGGCGAGCGCGCGGAACGCCGGGTCGTCGGCCGCGCCGACCCAGTAGGCCAGGGCCGAGCCGAGGTCCATCAGCGGGTCGCCGACCGTGGCCATCTCCCAGTCGAGGACCCCGGTGACCCGGGGTGACACAGGCATGTCGAGGACGAGGTTGTCCATCTTCCAGTCCCCGTGCAGGAGGCGCGCGGCCACGTCGGCCGGCTGCCGGCTGTCCAGCCAGGCCATCACGACCTCCCCGTCCGGCACGTCGTCGGTCCGCGCGTCGCGGAAGCGGCTCGACCACCCGGATACCTGGCGCCGGACGTAGCCGGGGCCTCGGCCCAGGTCCGCCAGCCCGGCCGCCTCGACGTCGACGGAGTGCAGGTCGGCCAGAGTGTCGAAGAGCCTCTCGCCCAGCGTCCTCGCGTCGTCGCGGTCCAGGAGCAGCCCTTCGGGCAGCGGCCGTCCGAGGATCACGCCGTGCAGCCGCTCCATGACGTAGAACTCGCTGCCGATCAGCGACTCGTCCTGGCAGAACCCGTAGATGCGTGGGACGACGGGGAAGACCGGGCGGATCCGCTCCTGGACCCGCACCTCGCGGCCCATGTCGTGGGCGGAGGCAGCCTTCCGGCCGCGCGGCGGCCGGCGCAGGACGAGGTCGCGGTCGCCGTACGCCAGCAGGTAGGTGAGGTTGCTCGCTCCCCCCGCGAACTGCCGGACCTGCGGCAGCGGCTGCCCGGCCAGCTCCGGCGACTCACGCTGCAGCCAGCCGTGCACCGCCGCGACGTCGAACGCGTCCTCGGCGCGGACGTCGCGGACCTCGACGGTCACCCGGCCGACGACCTCTCGGCGGCGCGCTCACGCAGCTCGAGGCGCGCGATGTCGCGCAGGTGCACCTCGTCGGGGCCGTCGGCGATGCGCAAGGTGCGCAGGCCGGCCCACATCGAGGCGAGCGGGGTGTCGGGACTCACCCCGGCGCCGCCGAAGGTCTGGATCGCCCGGTCCACGACCGCGAGCGCCACCCGGGGGGCGACGACCTTGATCGCCGCGATCTCCTTGCGGGCCCCCTTGGCCCCAGCCGTGTCGATCATCCACGCCGCCCTGAGGGTGAGCAGCCGGGCCTGCTCGATCTCGACCCGCGACGTGGCGATCCACTCCTGGACGACACCCTGGTGGGCCAGCGGCCGGCCGAAGGCCTCCCGCTCGGTGGCCCGGTCGACCATCAGCCGCAGCGCACGCTCGGCCATGCCCAGGGCGCGCATGCAGTGGTGGATCCGGCCCGGGCCGAGTCGGGCCTGGGCGACGGCGAAGCCGCCGCCCTCCTCGCCGAGCAGGTTCGACACCGGGACCCGCACGTCGGTAAAGGTCATCTCCGCATGACCGTGCTGGTCGGCGTAGCCGAAGACGTCGACGTTGCGCACGACCTCGACGCCGGGACTGTCCATCGGCACCAGCACCATCGACTGCTGGCGGTGGGCCTCCGCCGCCGGGTCGGTCTTGCCCATGACCACCAGCACCCGGCACCGCTCGTCGAGCGCCCCCGTGGTCCACCACTTGCGGCCGTTGACGACGTACTCGTCCCCGTCGCGGTCGATCGAGGTGCGGATGTTGCGCGCGTCGCTGGAGGCCACGTCCGGCTCGGTCATCGCGAAGGCCGACCGGATCTCGCCCGCCAGCAGCGGCGCCAGCCAGCGCTCCTTCTGCTCGGCGGTGCCGAAGAGGTGCAGGATCTCCATGTTGCCGGTGTCCGGCGCGGCGCAGTTGGTCGCCTCCGGGGCCAGCTCGGGAGACCAGCCGGTGAGCTCGGCGAGCGGCGCGTAGTCCAGGACGCCGAGCCCGTGCGCCGGGTCGTCGGCGTCAGGCAGGAACAGGTTCCACAGCCCACGACGCCGTGCCTCGGCCTTGAGCTCCTCCACCACGGGCGGCAACCCGTGCGGGCGCCCGGCGGCGACCAGCTCGGCCCGCTGGGCCGCGTAGACCGGCTCGGCCGGGAGGACGTGCTCGTCCATGAACGCCTGCAGGCGGTCGAGGTAGTGCTGCCCGCGCTCGCTGCGCCCGAAGTCCATGCCGCCATCCTGCCGGGGGCACGGCCGGTCCCCTCAGGCGACCTCGGCCGGGTCGCGGACGACGGGGCCGTCCTCCTGCGCAGCGAACTGCGTGCGATAGAGCTCGGCGTAGAGCCCGCCCGCCGCGAGCAGCTCGGTGTGCCGCCCTCGCTCGACCACCCGGCCGTCGTCGACGACGAGGATCTGGTCCGCCTCGCGCACCGTCGAGAGCCGGTGCGCGATGACCAGGGAGGTCCGCCCCTCGAGCGCGACCTTGAGGGCACGCTGCACGGCGACCTCGGACTCGGAGTCGAGATGCGCCGTGGCCTCGTCGAGGACGACCACGTCGGGCGCCTTGAGCAGGAGGCGGGCGATCGCGAGCCGCTGCTTCTCGCCTCCGGAGAGCCGGTAGCCGCGGTCGCCGACCGTCGTGTCGAGCCCGTCAGGCAGCGACGCGACCAGGTCCCAGATCTGCGCGGCGCGCAGGGCGTCGACGAGCTGCTCGTCGGTCGCGTCGGGCCGGGCGTAGAGCAGGTTGCTGCGGATCGTCTCGTGGAACATGTGCGCGTCCTGGGTCACGACACCGACGACCTCGTGCAGCGACGCGAGCTTCACGTCGCGTACGTCGCGCCCGCCGACCCGCACCGAGCCCGCGACCGCGTCGTAGAGGCGGCCGACCAGGCTGGTGATGGTGGTCTTGCCGGCCCCGGACGGGCCGACGAGGGCGGTCATGGTGCCTGCCGGGACGACGAAGGAGACGCCGTCGAGCACCTGCTGGCTGGGCGCCTGGTCCAGCACGGCGACCGACTCCAGCGACGCCAGCGACACCTCGTCGGCCGTGGGGTATCGGAACGACACGTCGCGCAGCTCCACGTCGCTGGGCCCGCGGGGCAGCTGCTCGGCGTCCGGCTTGTCGTCGATCATCGGCGGCAGGTCGAGCACCTCGAAGACCCGCTCGAAGCTCACCAGCGCCGTCATGACGTCGACCTGCACGTTGGACAGCGCGGTCAGCGGCCCGTAGAGGCGGCCCAGAAGCGCGGTCAGCGCCACCAGGGTGCCGACGCCGATGGTCCCCTCGATCGCCAGCACGCCGCCGAAGCCGTAGATCATCGCCGTGGCCAGCGAGGCGACCAGCGTCAGGCTGGTGAAGAACACTCGGCCGTACATCGCCTGCTTGATGCCGATGT
Coding sequences within it:
- a CDS encoding phosphotransferase, whose product is MNVWEPERVVGEELARVLLREQFPDLALESVEPLGVGWDVTVYLVDGTWAVRFPRREVAVPTLLREIALLPALAPQLPLPVPVPQLVGRPTDEFPWTFWGAPFLSGRELAEAGLPDDARERLAREIGGFLRVLHDPALAGELGADLLTDPMRRAIPSTRGPMTRDFLDLLASRGTWVAGSAVDRAVDDIVAAADPLGPPTGEPVLVQGDLHLRHLLIAPDGTAAGVIDWGDSCLADPALDLSLAYAAFSGSVRDAFFEAYGARPDRPRELRARVLALCLCAALADYADQNGMPDLLTESLAGVARATT
- a CDS encoding phosphotransferase family protein, which gives rise to MTVEVRDVRAEDAFDVAAVHGWLQRESPELAGQPLPQVRQFAGGASNLTYLLAYGDRDLVLRRPPRGRKAASAHDMGREVRVQERIRPVFPVVPRIYGFCQDESLIGSEFYVMERLHGVILGRPLPEGLLLDRDDARTLGERLFDTLADLHSVDVEAAGLADLGRGPGYVRRQVSGWSSRFRDARTDDVPDGEVVMAWLDSRQPADVAARLLHGDWKMDNLVLDMPVSPRVTGVLDWEMATVGDPLMDLGSALAYWVGAADDPAFRALASQVSDLPGMPTREQVVARYLDRTGLPVDDWTFYEVFGLFRLAVIVQQIWARYRAGSTTNARFASFGSVAGVLLDRAERLT
- a CDS encoding acyl-CoA dehydrogenase family protein is translated as MDFGRSERGQHYLDRLQAFMDEHVLPAEPVYAAQRAELVAAGRPHGLPPVVEELKAEARRRGLWNLFLPDADDPAHGLGVLDYAPLAELTGWSPELAPEATNCAAPDTGNMEILHLFGTAEQKERWLAPLLAGEIRSAFAMTEPDVASSDARNIRTSIDRDGDEYVVNGRKWWTTGALDERCRVLVVMGKTDPAAEAHRQQSMVLVPMDSPGVEVVRNVDVFGYADQHGHAEMTFTDVRVPVSNLLGEEGGGFAVAQARLGPGRIHHCMRALGMAERALRLMVDRATEREAFGRPLAHQGVVQEWIATSRVEIEQARLLTLRAAWMIDTAGAKGARKEIAAIKVVAPRVALAVVDRAIQTFGGAGVSPDTPLASMWAGLRTLRIADGPDEVHLRDIARLELRERAAERSSAG
- a CDS encoding ABC transporter ATP-binding protein — its product is MSQSPWAAMRSLTRDGEVAKKKLAPGTIPRIAAFARPYKKQVSIFLVLVVLDAMLVVALPLLFKVIIDQGVLKDDRGVVVGVALAVAGLAVFDGILTLFQRLLSSQVGEGLIYDLRTRVFTHVQQMPVAFFTRTQTGALVSRLNTDVIGAQQAFTSTLSSVVSNVIGLVLVLITMLVLSWQVTLAALVLTPLFLLPARWVGRKLQAITREAMQLNASMSTTMTERFNVSGALLVKLFGRMPDESEAFSDKAGRVRDIGIKQAMYGRVFFTSLTLVASLATAMIYGFGGVLAIEGTIGVGTLVALTALLGRLYGPLTALSNVQVDVMTALVSFERVFEVLDLPPMIDDKPDAEQLPRGPSDVELRDVSFRYPTADEVSLASLESVAVLDQAPSQQVLDGVSFVVPAGTMTALVGPSGAGKTTITSLVGRLYDAVAGSVRVGGRDVRDVKLASLHEVVGVVTQDAHMFHETIRSNLLYARPDATDEQLVDALRAAQIWDLVASLPDGLDTTVGDRGYRLSGGEKQRLAIARLLLKAPDVVVLDEATAHLDSESEVAVQRALKVALEGRTSLVIAHRLSTVREADQILVVDDGRVVERGRHTELLAAGGLYAELYRTQFAAQEDGPVVRDPAEVA